The nucleotide sequence TCCAGATTCGCCAGATCGTGCTTCGTGTAGAGGAATGGCACGGGGGCTGAGGACCGGCCAGTGGTGCTCGTGAGAAGAATGGGACGCAGCTCTTCCTCGAGTGCCTGCTTCGTCGCGGACGGCCCGTGGGTGATCGCGTATTTCAGAGTGGACCACTGATGTCGCAGCACCTTCTCATCCGGGATGATGACGAAGTCCCGCGGGTTCGCGAGATCGGCCTTGGACGTGAAGGGCAGCTTCTCAAGGTCATCCGTGCCGCGGATGTCGCCGGCCTCGATGCCGAGTTCCTTGAAGAGCTTTCCGTAGTAGGCGGTGAATGGGACCACTCGATCCTTCAGGAGGCGCCGTAGCAGCACATCCTGGCGTTGATGGATCTCGTCATGCGACGTCGTGGCCCACCATGGGTTGGACGGACGGGGTTTCATGGACTTGAAGGGTTGGCCGCACGAGCGCGCGGATTTCTTCGAGATGTTGCAGCGTGGCCGCGCGACCGGCCTCGATGTAGCGGCGGAAGCCGGCATAGTCGTGCCAGGGGGCGAAGAAGTGCTCCGGCCTCAGGCAGAAGTCGGCACGCTTGCAGGATTCGTGGGCCAGGCGGATCTGCGCGGCCCGGATGCTTTGGCGAAAGGTATCGATCATGTTCCCGCGGGCCATGAAGTTCAGGTTGCTGTTGAGCGCGATGCCGAGGCGCTTCCACAGGCGGATGTCGGCGGTCTCCTCCGCGCGGCACAGTCCTTCGTCCACGTCTTGGAAAGTCGGGATGGTCGAGACGGCGAGGATGCGATCTACATCGGAGTAGCGTTGCAACGCACCGACAGGGACCGGGTCGATCACACCACCATCGACGCAGCGATGGCCATCAAGCATGACCGGCGCGATGATGCCGGGCATAGCGCAGGAGGCGTGGACTGCATCGGCGATTTTCCCGGAGCGGCGGATGAGGCGCTCCTTGGTGTCGATGTCGAGCGTCACGACCAAGAGCTGTCGCTTCAAGTCTTCAAAGCACACGTCACCGAGGGAACGCTCCAGATGCGCTCGCGCCTTGAGACCGTGGAAAAGTCCCTTCATTGGCGGGAACATCGGGTCCGCGAGCTTCCATAGCTGGCGGCGGTCCTGCATTTCCTCGGCTAGTTCTTCCAGCGCCTTGCCGGAGAAGCCGACCGCCCACAGGGCACCAATATAGGCTCCCATGCTCGACCCTGAGATGGCGTGCACCTCGATGTTGTTTTCCTCCAGCACCTGCAGGACTCCGACATGGGCGAGACCGCGTGCGCCTCCCGAGGAAAGGGCTAGCCCCAGCTTCAGCACCGGCGCATCTTCAAGCGGTCGCTCCCGGCGGGCCGGGCGCGGCTTGCTGCGGAAAAAGCGCAGGATGTTGCCGAGCATGGGTTGGGTTCCTTTCCATCAATCGGACCGGCTTCTTTACCGATCCTCCTAACAGTAGGCCCAATGCAGCAAAGATCAAATGACCTCTGCCCGGTGCTCGAAAATCAAAGCGTGATCTGTGCGCCAAGCTCGACCACGCGACCGGGTGGCAGGCGGAAGTAAGCCGTTGCCGGAGAAGCGTTCCGGGCCATCACGGCGAAGAGCGCGAGACGCAGGCGATCCAGGGCACTCGCATTTTTACCCACACCGTAGGTTTCGCGTCCGAGGACATAGGTCGCCTTGCCAGGATGGAACTTCACTTCCGCCGGCAAGCCGGCCTTGAGGGCGACCGGCACGTCTGGCGTATCGGCGAATCCGAAGCTGAGGTTCACGCGGTGAAGTCCCTCGCCAAGGTCGGTGTGAGCCACCGCGGTCTCCGGGTCGGCGTGAGGTTGATCGAGGGTGTCAACGTGCAGCAGCACGACGCGTTCGTGGAGCACCTGGTTGTGCTTCAAATTGTGAAGCAAGGCGGTCGGCACCGTGTCGCCGCGTCCGCTCATGTAAACGGCAGTGCCGGAGACGCGGTGGATCTGGCCGCGTTTCAAATCTCCCAGCAAGGCATCGATAGGCAAGGCCTCGCGCGACAGTCGCTTGTAGAGACGGGCGCGTCCCCACAGCCACGTCAGCATGAGACCCATCGCCGAGCCGGCGACCACAAGCGGGAGCCAACCGCCGTGGATGACTTTCAGGGTATTCGCGGCGAGGAAGGGTATCTCGAGGATGAGGAACAAGGAAGTCACCGTGGCCGCCTTCGCCGTGGACCAGCCCCATGCGGCACGTGCCGCCGAGTAGAAGAGAATCGAGGTGATCGTCATCGTGAGGACGATGGCGATGCCGTAGGCTCCGGCCAGGGCGGCCGAGCTCTTGAAAGTGATCACCAACACGATGCACGCGACCAGAAGGAAGCGGTTCACGAAGGGCACGTAGACTTGGCCGACGGAGTGCTCGGAAGTGTGGCGGACCTTCACGCGCGGTAGGCATCCGAGCTGGACCGCCTGGGTGGTGAGGGAGAAGGCTCCGGAGATCAGTGCCTGGCTGGCGATGGCCGCGGCGGCCGTGGCCAGGATTGTGAGCGGCAGGCGCAGGTAATCGGGAGCCAGAAGGAAGAAGGGGGCTTCCAGAGCCTTGGGATCATGACTCAGCAGGGCGGCCTGGCCCAAGTAGTTCAGGACCAGTCCGGGGAGCACGACGCTGAACCAACCGACGCGGATCGGCCTGGTGCCGAAGTGCCCGAGGTCCGCGTAGAGAGCCTCGCCACCGGTGACGGCCAGGAAGACCGCAGCGAGCAGGGGGAAGGCATGATGCCACTCGTGAATCAGGAACATGATCCCCGAGGCGGGGCTCAGGGCGCTCAGAACCTCCGGATGCTGGATGATCCCGCGAAGTCCCAGCAGCCCCAATGTGACGAACCAGCACAGCACGACGGGTCCGAAAAGGATGCCGACCTTTCCAGTGCCGTGGCGCTGGATGCTGAACATCAGAATGAGAATGCACACGGCGACGGGCACCACATACTTCGAAAACTCCGGGGAAATGACGGTCAGACCTTCCACCGCGCTGAGCACGGAGATGGACGGGGTGATCATGCCGTCAGCGTAGATCAGCGAGGAGCCGGCGAGTCCGAGCAGCAGCACGGCCTTCGGGTCCTTGCCCCCCAGTCGCCGGGCGGCCGAGCGGATCAGGGCGGAGAGCGCGAGGATCCCGCCTTCGCCCCGGTTATCCAGCCTCAGGATGATCAGGACGTATTTGATCGAGACCACCAGGATCAGCGCCCAGACGATCAGCGAGGCGGCACCGACCAGATTGGTCGGTGTCATCGGGGTCGGATCAATCCCGTGCGATGCAAAGCACTCGCGGAAGGCGTAGAGCGGACTCGTGCCGATGTCGCCGAAGACAATGCCGAGCGCGGCAAGGGTGGCGGCGGGCAGGGCGGGCTGGCGGACGGAGTGACCGTCGGAGGAGCTGTTCATCGTTGCGGAACAGGTCGCCCGCGCCACGCTTCCAATCACCCCGGCCGCTCCGTGACCAGCGAAAACGCGCCAGGGTGGAAACACAGAAAGTGCTTGATTTCCCAATGATCTGAGCATCCCCGGCCACCCGGATTTCTTTCGACGAAAGCGTGCAGAATCCCCGCTGGACGCTGGGGCGTCAGGCCGTTAAACGCGGCCCGTCATGGCCAAGAAACCGGTGGTGCTCATCATTCGCGACGGCTGGGGTGTGAACCCCGGGGGTAAAAAGACGGCGAAAAAGGACGGCAATGCGACGTTGCTCGCCAAGACCCCGTTTCATGACGTGGCGCTGGAGCAATATCCCAAGGGCTTCCTCAGCGCCTCCGGCCTCGATGTGGGCCTGCCCGAGGGCCAGATGGGCAACTCGGAAGTCGGTCACCTGAATCTCGGCGCGGGCCGGATCGTTTATCAGGATCTTACCCGTATTAACAAGGCGATCGAGGAAGGCACGCTGGCCAAGAACAAGACCTTCAAGAAGGCGCTCGCCGCGGCGAAGGGGAAGCGCCTGCATTTCCTCGGCCTGCTTTCAGACGGTGGCGTCCACTCGCATCAGGATCACCTTTGCGCGATGGTCGCCATGGCAAAGGAAGCCGGGGTCGATGACATCTACGTCCACGCTATCACCGATGGCCGCGACACCTCGCCGACCGGCGGTGCCGGGTATCTTTCCAAGGTCGAGGACGAAATCGCGAAGTACGGTGCCCGCATCGCCACCGTGACCGGCCGCTACTACGCGATGGACCGCGACAAGCGCTGGGAGCGCACGAAGCTCGCCTGGGACGCCATCGTCCACGGCATCGGCGAGGCAAAGGACGTGCTCGCCTCCGAGGCGGTCGCCGAGAAATACGGTGACGAGAAGACGGACGAATTCCTGCTGCCGATGGTTTTCGTCACGCCGGGCAAGAAGCTCGTGCGCGACGGGGATGTCGTGCTGTTCTTCAACTTCCGCGCCGACCGCGTCCGCCAGATCTCCGAGGCATTCCTCACCGAGGGCACCTTCAAGCCTTTCAAGGCAGGCCGTCGCCCGAAGGTCAACTACGTGACCCTCACCCAGTACGACGCGAACTATAAGTGCGACGTCATCTTCGGCCCCGACAAGCTCAAGATGGGCCTCGGCGAAGTGGTCGCGAAGGAGAAGAAGACCCAGATGCGCATCGCGGAAACGGAAAAGTATCCGCACGTCACCTACTTCTTCAACGGCGGCATCGAAAAGCCGAACAAGGGCGAGGACCGCTACATCATCCCGTCGCCGAAGGACGTGGCCACCTACGACCTGAAACCGGAGATGAGCGCGAGCAAGGTGACCGGCACCGTGCTGGAGCAACTGAAGAACTACGACCTCGTCATCCTGAACTTCGCCAACCCCGACATGGTCGGCCACACCGGCGTGGTGGAGGCGGCCATCAAGGCCTGCGAAACCATCGACGCCGATGTGCAGGCCATCGTCGATGAGACCCTCAAGCTCGGCGGCAAGCTCCTGCTCACCGCCGACCACGGCAACTGCGAATTCATGATCAACGCGGACGGCTCGCCGAATACCGCGCACACGACGAACCTCGTCCACCTGATCTACGTCGCGGAAGATGCCGACAAATTCGAGGTGAAGGACGGCATCCTCGCCGACGTCGCACCGACACTCCTGGAAATGCTCGGCCTGCCGAAGCCGAAGGAAATGACGGGTGAGTCTCTGCTGGTGAAGAAGTAATCCGCAGCGGCAAACGGCAGCCACGATAGGAGGCCTCGGCGGGGTTAACTGTTCTATTGAACATTTTAAAATTCCCCACTAGGCTTCCTTCATGGCTGCCGCCGTGATCGAGCAATTGCGCAAGCAACTGCGGGAGAAATTCCCGCAGGCTCATGCGGCTTCTCCACTGGTTGGCGGGGAGACTGCGTCCGAGCAGCCTTTCGATCCGGCTTACTTTCCCGAGGGGGCGATCTCGGAGGTCATCGGCTCCGGCCTCGGCCTTTTGGTGACGGGGCTGTTGGGCGAGCCCCGGGAGGTCTCGCCGCTTCCGGATTTCATTCTCGTGGATGGCGGGGATCAATTCGATCCCGCTTCATTCACCCCCGAGGCCTGCTCCCGGCTGGTATGGGTCCGGTGCGGCACTGCCGCGGAAATGCTGAAGGCGACGGACCTGTTGGTCCGGGACGCGAATGTCCCGTTCATCCTGCTGGATACCTGTGGGATCGCCCGCCGGGACTTGAGCGGCATCCCGGCTTCGGCGTGGTGGCGGCTGAAGCTGGCGGCCGCCACGGGAAATTGCAGGCTCGTCGTCATGTCGCCCGTGGCGCAGGTGCCCTGTGCCGCGGTGAGGGTCGCCCTGAATGCACGGCTGGGCTTGGAAGATCTGGAGCTTCCCCGCCGCGAGTTGGTCGCACGGCTGCGGGTGGTGCCGGAGCGGATGAAACGTGTGAAGGGATGACGTGTCATGTTCGCTGCGCTCCATTTCCCCGATCTCACCGTCATGGCGGCATTGCGGGCTTCACCCGGTTCGCACGGCCAGCCCTGCGCGGTGCTGGAGGCGGATGTCGATCCCGGGGCGATCTTGGAAAAGGTCACGCTCGCCTTGCAGGCCGTGAACGACGCGGCCCGGATGACGGGCATTTCCGCAGGCTGGCCGCTCAACCGCGCGCTGGTCCGCTGCCCGGATCTGAAGGTGCTCGCGCCGGATCCGGCGGGGGAGGCGGATCTCTTGCGGCAGTTGGTAGAAGCCGCGGAAGGCATCACTCCCGACATCGAGGTCACGGCAAAGGACACGCTGCTACTGGACCTGTCCCGCACGTCATCCCGGCATGCAGCCCGGCTCGCGGATCTGGAAGTGGCGGATGCGTGGCCGCTCCACGTGCGTGCCGCCACGCCGGATCTGGCACGTCTCGCCGTGCGGCACGAGAGCTGCCATGGCCGCACGGTAACGCCGCGGAAGATCGCCGCGCTGCCGGTGGCGCTCCTGAATTTCCTGCCGGATGGCGCGGCGCTCCTGCCGCTCTTGAAAGACTGGGGACTCGCGACCCTCGGCGATTTCATGCGGCTGCCGAGGCAGGACCTCACCTCCCGGCTAGGCCCGCAGGCCGGCTCGTGGCACGACCTGCTGCATGGGAAAACCTGCCGTCTGCTACGGCTCCATCGGCCGCCGGAAAGCATGGCGCAGTCCATGGACTTCGAGGAGCCGCTGTCCGGCACCGAGCCGCTGGTGTTTGCCTTCAAGCGACTGCTCCATGCCCTCTGCGCGCGGCTGGCCGCGAGGTATGTCGCGGTGAAGGCATTGAAGATCGTCTTTCATCTGGAGCGGGGAGCTTCGTTTGCCCGCGAGATCCGTCTGCCGGAGCCCCGGGTGGAGGAAGGGGAATTGCTCCGGCCGATCCAGGTGCTGCTGGATTCCCTGAAGACCGGCAGCAGCGCAACCGGACTCTCGCTCGATGTGGAAACCACGCTGCCCACCGCCGCGCAGCGCGATTGGTTCATCCGCCAACTCCCTCAGCCGGAGCGCTGGTCGGATACCTTGGCGCAGTTGGAGGCATTGCTGGGTCCAGGCAAGGTCGGCATCCCGGTGCCACCGCTTTCCCATCGACCGGACGATTTCAAGCTCCTCCCGGCGGACGGGCATTCACCGGCAGACCGGGCAGGGTTCTTTCCTGCGAATTCGCTGCCTCTCCGTCGCTTCCGCCCGGTCGCGCCGGTGATGGTGGCCGCCGATGCTCATCCCCGTCAGCCGCGTCCCTTGGCTTTGCTCACGGGGCCGTGCCGCGGACAGATCATGGAAACGCGGGGGCCGTTCCGCCATTCCGGACACTGGTGGGATCCCGGAACCGCGTGGCAGAGGATCGAGTGGGACGTCCGCCTGGCGAATGACCAACTCCTGCGGCTCGCCTTCACGCCGCCGGACCAGTGGGTGATCGATGGACTCTACCAGTGAGCGATGAAGCCATGGCAGATCGCGGATCCAGCACGCTCTCGAAAGGATGAAAGCCAGCCTTCCATTCCATGAGTTCCATGCCCGCTCGGCATTCTCCTTCCTGCGGGGGGCGAGCGATCCGGAGCTTCTCATGGAGCAGGCGGCGCGGGTCGGCCTGAGCACGATCGCCCTCACGGATCACGAGGGATTCTACGGTTCCGCGCGTGCCTATCATGAAGCGGGGAAGCGTGGCATCCGTGCCATTACCGGGGCGACCTTGGAGCTGGATGGCGCGCATGTGCCGGTGATCTGCACCACGCGGAAGGGCTACCGCATTCTCTCCCGTCATCTCACGAACCGTCATTTGAAGGAGATCGTGGAGCACGATGAAATGAATGGCGGCGACTTGGTAGCCCTGACCGGTGACCGCGAAGGGCCGGTGATGCGACACCTGCTCCGCGACGACCGGGACGCTGCACTCCAGGCAGCGCGTGGCCTGGTCCAATTGTTCGGCCAGGGGAATGTGTATGTGGAGCTTCTCCGCCATGGCCTGCGCGACGATGCGAAGCTCAACCGCGCCCTCGTCGATCTGGCGCGCCACCTGCGCCTGCCGCTGCTGGCCAGCAATGCCCCGCTGTATACGATGCGCGAGGACCGGTTGCTCGCAGATGCCTTCACCTGCCTGCGCCATCACACCGCGCTGGATGCCGCGGGCAGGCTGCTGGAGCCAAATGGGGAACGTCACCTGAAGTCGCCCGCCGAGATGGCGAGCCTCTTCGCCGATATCCCGGAAGCCTTGGAAAACACGCGTGAACTCGCGGAGCGAGCCACCTTCACCTTGGAGAAGCTAGGCTACGAATTTCCCTGCCATGAAGACGAGACAGGGCGGCTCATGTCATTGGACGAGCAGACCAAGCGCCTGATCGAAGAATGCGATGACGGTGTGAAGTGGCGCTACGGCAAGATCACTCCGAAGATCAAAGGACAACTGGAGAAGGAAATCACACTGATCGGTCGGCTGCAGCTTTCGGGCTACTTCCTTATCGTGCAGGACATCGTGAGATACGCCCGCAGCCAGAAGATCCTCTGCCAAGGGCGAGGCTCCGCAGCGAACTCGGTCGTCTGCTATGTGCTCGGCATCACCAGTGTCGATGCCGTGGCGAACGATCTTGTCTTCGAGCGCTTCCTCTCGGAAGGTCCCAGCAAGAGCGAATACAAGTCC is from Luteolibacter flavescens and encodes:
- a CDS encoding patatin-like phospholipase family protein encodes the protein MLGNILRFFRSKPRPARRERPLEDAPVLKLGLALSSGGARGLAHVGVLQVLEENNIEVHAISGSSMGAYIGALWAVGFSGKALEELAEEMQDRRQLWKLADPMFPPMKGLFHGLKARAHLERSLGDVCFEDLKRQLLVVTLDIDTKERLIRRSGKIADAVHASCAMPGIIAPVMLDGHRCVDGGVIDPVPVGALQRYSDVDRILAVSTIPTFQDVDEGLCRAEETADIRLWKRLGIALNSNLNFMARGNMIDTFRQSIRAAQIRLAHESCKRADFCLRPEHFFAPWHDYAGFRRYIEAGRAATLQHLEEIRALVRPTLQVHETPSVQPMVGHDVA
- a CDS encoding potassium transporter Kup, producing the protein MNSSSDGHSVRQPALPAATLAALGIVFGDIGTSPLYAFRECFASHGIDPTPMTPTNLVGAASLIVWALILVVSIKYVLIILRLDNRGEGGILALSALIRSAARRLGGKDPKAVLLLGLAGSSLIYADGMITPSISVLSAVEGLTVISPEFSKYVVPVAVCILILMFSIQRHGTGKVGILFGPVVLCWFVTLGLLGLRGIIQHPEVLSALSPASGIMFLIHEWHHAFPLLAAVFLAVTGGEALYADLGHFGTRPIRVGWFSVVLPGLVLNYLGQAALLSHDPKALEAPFFLLAPDYLRLPLTILATAAAAIASQALISGAFSLTTQAVQLGCLPRVKVRHTSEHSVGQVYVPFVNRFLLVACIVLVITFKSSAALAGAYGIAIVLTMTITSILFYSAARAAWGWSTAKAATVTSLFLILEIPFLAANTLKVIHGGWLPLVVAGSAMGLMLTWLWGRARLYKRLSREALPIDALLGDLKRGQIHRVSGTAVYMSGRGDTVPTALLHNLKHNQVLHERVVLLHVDTLDQPHADPETAVAHTDLGEGLHRVNLSFGFADTPDVPVALKAGLPAEVKFHPGKATYVLGRETYGVGKNASALDRLRLALFAVMARNASPATAYFRLPPGRVVELGAQITL
- the gpmI gene encoding 2,3-bisphosphoglycerate-independent phosphoglycerate mutase, producing MAKKPVVLIIRDGWGVNPGGKKTAKKDGNATLLAKTPFHDVALEQYPKGFLSASGLDVGLPEGQMGNSEVGHLNLGAGRIVYQDLTRINKAIEEGTLAKNKTFKKALAAAKGKRLHFLGLLSDGGVHSHQDHLCAMVAMAKEAGVDDIYVHAITDGRDTSPTGGAGYLSKVEDEIAKYGARIATVTGRYYAMDRDKRWERTKLAWDAIVHGIGEAKDVLASEAVAEKYGDEKTDEFLLPMVFVTPGKKLVRDGDVVLFFNFRADRVRQISEAFLTEGTFKPFKAGRRPKVNYVTLTQYDANYKCDVIFGPDKLKMGLGEVVAKEKKTQMRIAETEKYPHVTYFFNGGIEKPNKGEDRYIIPSPKDVATYDLKPEMSASKVTGTVLEQLKNYDLVILNFANPDMVGHTGVVEAAIKACETIDADVQAIVDETLKLGGKLLLTADHGNCEFMINADGSPNTAHTTNLVHLIYVAEDADKFEVKDGILADVAPTLLEMLGLPKPKEMTGESLLVKK
- a CDS encoding DNA polymerase Y family protein, giving the protein MFAALHFPDLTVMAALRASPGSHGQPCAVLEADVDPGAILEKVTLALQAVNDAARMTGISAGWPLNRALVRCPDLKVLAPDPAGEADLLRQLVEAAEGITPDIEVTAKDTLLLDLSRTSSRHAARLADLEVADAWPLHVRAATPDLARLAVRHESCHGRTVTPRKIAALPVALLNFLPDGAALLPLLKDWGLATLGDFMRLPRQDLTSRLGPQAGSWHDLLHGKTCRLLRLHRPPESMAQSMDFEEPLSGTEPLVFAFKRLLHALCARLAARYVAVKALKIVFHLERGASFAREIRLPEPRVEEGELLRPIQVLLDSLKTGSSATGLSLDVETTLPTAAQRDWFIRQLPQPERWSDTLAQLEALLGPGKVGIPVPPLSHRPDDFKLLPADGHSPADRAGFFPANSLPLRRFRPVAPVMVAADAHPRQPRPLALLTGPCRGQIMETRGPFRHSGHWWDPGTAWQRIEWDVRLANDQLLRLAFTPPDQWVIDGLYQ